The nucleotide window AGATCGGCAATCGGCTTGGCTGTCATGGCTCTTCGTTCAGCGCCAGCCCCAGCACCGCGGCCACACGCCCGGCGGTGTCCAGCCGTAGGTTGCGTTCCCGCCGGGCAAACCGGCTCAGCACATCGGCACCGATGCCGGCTTGCTTTGCCAACTCGAAGTGATTCCCGTAGTGGCAGACAGCAGCGTGCAGCCGTTTCTCTACTTGGCTGTCGAGCCGAACCAGAGAGCGTGCGGGCTTGGCTTTGACGCGCCGTACCCTAGGCGCAACGCTCGAAACTTGTCCAGAGATGCGTTGAGCCGGCTTCCGTGTCATGGTTTCCCCCGTGGTGTCTGTGGCAACTGCCACTAGGCTACGGCATCCGTCGATCGGCTGACAGCCGGCACAGCTGCCATACTCAGCACCACCGTGCTGGTGGTGCCCGTGGCACGCTGGCACACACGCTGCACGCTGCTGTACGTCCACGTGCTGCTACCCGTGGCCGTGGGAATGCCATCTCGGGTGAGCCCGGCAGCAATGGCACGAACGCTGGTGCCGGCGGCACGTTCAGCATGAATGCGTTCCACCACTTCGAGTTGAGCCGGAACAGCACGCAGCTGTACCGGGATGCCGGCTCGGCTGACAGCACCTTCCCCAGCCAGCTGGTAGCCGAAGGGCACGCGCCCGGCACGCTCGCCACGGCGGCGCTTGGCTTGAAGTGCTGCACGTGTCCGGGCTGCTATCACGAGCCGTTCATACTCGCTGAACGCATCCACCACCCGACGCAGCAGCACGCTGGTGGGATCGTCG belongs to Planctomycetota bacterium and includes:
- a CDS encoding resolvase, coding for MNAVCYCRCSTAEQTESGLGLEAQRHAMEQHCARNGWQLVGMFVDAGISGGAPLDKRHSLMDAVNAVTRGSVLLVMKRDRLARDVMACALVERMVQKRGGRVVSVAGEGTDDDDPTSVLLRRVVDAFSEYERLVIAARTRAALQAKRRRGERAGRVPFGYQLAGEGAVSRAGIPVQLRAVPAQLEVVERIHAERAAGTSVRAIAAGLTRDGIPTATGSSTWTYSSVQRVCQRATGTTSTVVLSMAAVPAVSRSTDAVA